From Panicum hallii strain FIL2 chromosome 2, PHallii_v3.1, whole genome shotgun sequence, a single genomic window includes:
- the LOC112882657 gene encoding uncharacterized protein LOC112882657, translated as MDGVLHYTTGILDCCLNSGGLGTVYSFTQDKESGQQISLRKDYPSNCAHLVPTAVSVIAVRDEEALRFRLPDNRNVLFGHALALRRKEDNDATKATKNMDAAGGEARAGGGRAKTMLRLGALFGLWHLFTGTGYSKQVLKAFTYPINVTAVQFAVGTVVALLMWTTGILKRPKVSGAQPAAVLPLAIVHTMANLFTNMSPGKVAVSFTRRQGSQGAEAYLTCSPSYLPRSVAYSVGCIVSCSNCDLPVKECDEGISGRH; from the exons ATGGACGGCGTACTACACTACACTACTGGGATCCTTGACTGTTGCTTGAATTCGGGTGGCCTGGGCACTGTGTATTCATTCACTCAGGACAAGGAGTCGGGACAACAAATTTCACTGCGAAAAGATTATCCGTCAAACTGTGCCCATCTCGTCCCCACGGCCGTCAGCGTCATTGCCGTCCGTGACGAGGAAGCGCTTCGATTTCGCCTTCCAGACAACAGAAATGTCCTCTTTGGGCACGCCCTTGCTCTACGGCGCAAAGAAGACAACGACGCGACGAAGGCGACCAAGAACATGGACGCGGCTGGAGGAGAGGCCAGGGCCGGAGGAGGGCGCGCCAAGACGATGCTACGGCTGGGGGCGCTCTTCGGTCTCTGGCACCTCTTCACCGGCACCGGCTACAGCAAGCAG GTTCTGAAGGCTTTCACGTATCCGATAAACGTCACGGCCGTGCAGTTCGCCGTTGGAACTGTAGTCGCTTTGCTCATGTGGACCACCGGTATCCTTAAAAGACCAAAGGTGTCTGGGGCACAG CCTGCGGCTGTCCTCCCTCTGGCTATCGTCCATACCATGGCCAATCTTTTCACAAACATGAGCCCTGGAAAGGTTGCGGTGTCATTTACACGACGAcaaggctcacagggagctgaAGCCTACCTTACCTGTTCTCCTTCCTATCTTCCTCGGTCAG TTGCTTATTCCGTTGGTTGTATTGTGTCTTGTTCCAATTGCGACCTTCCAGTCAAGGAATGTGATGAGG GGATCTCTGGACGCCATTAA
- the LOC112882656 gene encoding phosphoenolpyruvate/phosphate translocator 1, chloroplastic-like, whose protein sequence is MQSAAAIGLVRPCAARQLVACPSHRRGGAVAVAGGGIRPVLPLRGLRLSARAGLVPASPLEEEEKRRCRDVAASASAAAAAQGAGEEAGGGLLKTLQLGALFGLWYLFNIYFNIYNKQVLKVLPYPINITNVQFAVGTAIALFMWITGILKRPKISGAQLLAILPLAIVHTMGNLFTNMSLGKVAVSFTHTIKAMEPFFSVLLSAIFLGEFPTPWVVLSLVPIVGGVALASLTEASFNWAGFWSAMASNVTFQSRNVLSKKLMVKKEESLDNINLFSIITVMSFFLLAPVTLLTEGVKVSPAVLQSAGLNLKQIYTRSLIAAFCFHAYQQVSYMILARVSPVTHSVGNCVKRVVVIVTSVLFFRTPVSPVNSLGTGVALAGVFLYSQLKRLKPKAKAA, encoded by the exons ATGCAGAGCGCGGCGGCCATCGGGCTAGTCCGACCATGCGCTGCGCGGCAGCTCGTCGCTTGCCCTagccaccgccgcggcggcgccgttgCCGTTGCCGGCGGAGGAATCCGGCCTGTCCTCCCGCTGCGCGGCCTCCGCCTCTCCGCGCGCGCCGGGCTCGTGCCGGCCTCGCcgctggaggaggaggagaagcggAGATGCAGGGACGTGGCGGCGTCGGCGtcagcggcggccgcggcgcagGGGGCCGGGGAGGAAGCGGGAGGAGGGCTCCTGAAGACGCTGCAGCTGGGGGCGCTCTTCGGCCTCTGGTACCTCTTCAACATCTACTTCAACATCTACAACAAGCAG GTTCTGAAGGTTTTGCCGTACCCTATAAACATTACAAATGTGCAGTTTGCTGTTGGAACTGCCATTGCTTTGTTCATGTGGATCACTGGTATCCTTAAAAGACCAAAGATCTCTGGTGCCCAG CTTCTCGCTATCCTTCCTCTGGCTATTGTCCACACCATGGGCAATCTTTTCACAAACATGAGCCTTGGAAAGGTTGCAGTGTCATTTACACATACTATCAAGGCCATGGAGCCTTTCTTCTCGGTCCTCCTTTCAGCAATCTTCCTTGGTGAG TTCCCTACTCCTTGGGTTGTATTGTCTCTTGTTCCCATCGTTGGTGGCGTGGCATTGGCATCTCTTACTGAGGCTTCCTTTAACTG GGCTGGCTTTTGGAGTGCAATGGCTTCAAATGTGACCTTCCAATCAAGGAATGTGCTAAGCAAGAAGCTTATGGTGAAGAAAGAG GAATCTCTGGACAACATTAATCTTTTCTCAATCATTACGGTCATGTCATTCTTCCTCTTGGCCCCAGTAACCTTACTAACAGAGGGTGTCAAAGTCAGTCCTGCAGTCTTGCAGTCTGCT GGCTTGAACTTAAAACAGATATACACGAGATCTCTGATTGCTGCATTCTGCTTCCATGCGTACCAACAG GTGTCATACATGATCCTCGCTAGGGTGTCCCCAGTCACCCATTCCGTGGGCAACTGTGTCAAGCGTGTGGTGGTCATTGTGACTTCCGTTCTGTTCTTCAGGACCCCTGTTTCTCCCGTCAACTCTCTAG GTACCGGGGTTGCCCTCGCAGGAGTTTTCCTGTACTCACAACTGAAGAGGCTTAAGCCCAAGGCCAAGGCTGCTTAA
- the LOC112880975 gene encoding sugar transport protein MST6-like, which translates to MAGGAAVAPAGRRQDYPGGLTPFVFMACMVAATGGLIFGYDIGISGGVTSMDPFLLRFFPSVYRKQAEAADGGNQYCKFDSQLLTLFTSSLYVAALVASLFAASVTRAAGRKWSMFYGGLTFLAGCVLNGAAMNVTMLILGRVLLGIGVGFANQSVPVYLSEMAPARMRGMLNNGFQLMITLGILFANLINYGTDRIAGGWGWRLSLAFAAVPAAIITIGSVFLPDTPNSLLERGRPEEARRMLRRLRGTDDVSAEYDDLVAAGEVSRAVSRPWRDILHRKHRPQLVMAVAIPLFQQLTGINVIMFYAPVLFKTLGFGGSASLMSAVITGLVNLASTLVSVFTVDRVGRRALLLEGGAQMLAGQVAVGTLIGAKFGWSGVATIPAGYAAVVVVVMCAYVAGFAWSWGPLGWLVPSEVMPLEVRPAGQSITVAVNMLMTFAVAQAFLPMLCRLKFVLFFFFAACVVVMTLFVAFFLPETKGVPIEDMAGVWKAHWYWKRFVDDGEDADGKGDVEMGTVV; encoded by the coding sequence ATGGCGGGCGGCGCTGCTGTGGcgccggccgggcggcggcaggACTACCCCGGTGGGCTGACCCCGTTCGTCTTCATGGCGTGCATGGTGGCGGCCACGGGCGGGCTCATCTTCGGCTACGACATCGGCATCTCCGGCGGCGTCACGTCCATGGACCCCTTCCTCCTCCGCTTCTTCCCGTCCGTGTACCGGAagcaggcggaggcggcggacggcggcaaCCAGTACTGCAAGTTCGACAGCCAGCTGCTGACGCTCTTCACCTCCTCGCTCTACGTCGCCGCGCTCGTCGCCTCGCTCTTCGCGGCCTCCGTCACCCGGGCTGCCGGCCGCAAGTGGTCCATGTTCTACGGCGGGCTCACCTTCCTTGCCGGGTGCGTGCTCAACGGCGCCGCCATGAACGTGACCATGCTCATCCTGGGCCGCGTGCTGCTGGGGATCGGCGTCGGCTTCGCCAACCAGAGCGTGCCCGTCTACCTGTCGGAGATGGCGCCGGCGCGGATGCGCGGCATGCTCAACAACGGCTTCCAGCTCATGATCACGCTCGGCATCCTCTTCGCCAACCTCATCAACTACGGCACCGACAGGATCGCCGGCGGGTGGGGCTGGCGCCTCAGCCTCGCGTTcgccgccgtccccgccgccaTCATCACCATCGGCTCCGTGTTCCTCCCGGACACGCCCAACTCCCTCCTGGAGCGCGGCCGCCCCGAGGAGGCCAGGCGGATGCTGCGGCGCTTGCGCGGCACCGACGACGTGTCCGCCGAGTACGACGAcctggtggcggccggcgaggtgTCCAGGGCCGTCTCCCGCCCGTGGCGCGACATCCTCCACCGCAAGCACCGGCCCCAGCTGGTGATGGCGGTGGCGATCCCCCTGTTCCAGCAGCTGACGGGCATCAACGTCATCATGTTCTACGCGCCCGTGCTCTTCAAGACGCTGGGCTTCGGCGGCAGCGCGTCGCTCATGTCGGCGGTGATCACCGGCCTCGTCAACCTCGCCTCAACCCTCGTCTCGGTGTTCACCGTGGACCGCGTCGGCCGGCGCGCGCTGCTCCTGGAGGGCGGCGCCCAGATGCTGGCGGGGCAGGTGGCCGTCGGCACCCTCATCGGCGCCAAGTTCGGGTGGAGCGGCGTGGCGACGATCCCGGCGGGCTACGCGGCggtcgtggtggtggtgatgtGCGCCTACGTGGCCGGCTTCGCCTGGTCGTGGGGCCCGCTGGGGTGGCTGGTGCCCAGCGAGGTGATGCCGCTGGAGGTGCGCCCGGCGGGGCAGAGCATCACCGTCGCCGTCAACATGCTCATGACCTTCGCCGTCGCGCAGGCCTTCCTCCCCATGCTGTGCCGCCTCAAGTTTgtgctcttcttcttcttcgccgcctGCGTCGTGGTCATGACGCTCTTCGTCGCCTTCTTCCTGCCGGAGACCAAGGGCGTGCCCATCGAGGACATGGCCGGCGTCTGGAAGGCGCACTGGTACTGGAAGCGGTTCGTCGATGACGGCGAGGATGCCGACGGCAAGGGAGACGTCGAGATGGGTACAGTGGTTTAG